The following proteins are encoded in a genomic region of Zea mays cultivar B73 chromosome 9, Zm-B73-REFERENCE-NAM-5.0, whole genome shotgun sequence:
- the LOC100217291 gene encoding Probable galacturonosyltransferase-like 9-like precursor: MGGAAGEAMWAAVVAATVVFLAVEVSGAASALPRFAEAPEYRNGEGCPAAAAGVCDPGLVHIAMTLDTHYLRGSMAAVYSLLKHASCPESIFFHFLAAEAGAVDGADPEPELLRRAVAASFPSLRFEIYPFRAEAVAGLISASVRAALEAPLNYARNHLADLLPRCVPRAIYLDSDVLAADDVRRLWETRLPAAAVVAAPEYCHANFSRYFTPAFWSDPVLGARVFAGRRRPPCYFNTGVMVIDLRRWRAGNYRQRIERWMEIQKQKRIYELGSLPPFLLVFAGEVEAVDHRWNQHGLGGNNVHGSCRPLHAGPVSLMHWSGKGKPWDRLDAGRPCPLDHTWKSYDLYIPGDSGGAASPASGPALSASVFSW; encoded by the coding sequence ATGGGCGGCGCTGCGGGCGAGGCGATGTGGGCCGCTGTTGTGGCGGCGACGGTGGTCTTCTTGGCCGTCGAGGTTTCGGGTGCCGCGTCGGCGTTGCCACGGTTTGCGGAGGCGCCTGAGTACCGGAACGGGGAAGGGTGTCCGGCTGCGGCGGCGGGGGTGTGCGACCCGGGCTTGGTGCACATCGCCATGACGCTCGACACGCACTACCTGCGGGGCTCCATGGCGGCGGTGTACTCGCTGCTCAAGCACGCGTCCTGCCCGGAGTCCATCTTCTTCCACTTCTTGGCCGCGGAGGCCGGGGCAGTGGACGGGGCGGACCCGGAGCCGGAGCTGCTGCGGCGCGCGGTGGCGGCGTCGTTCCCGTCGCTGCGGTTCGAGATCTACCCGTTCCGCGCCGAGGCCGTGGCCGGGCTCATCTCGGCGTCCGTGCGCGCCGCGCTCGAGGCGCCGCTCAACTACGCGCGGAACCACCTAGCGGACCTGCTCCCGCGCTGCGTGCCGCGGGCGATATACCTCGACTCCGACGTGCTCGCCGCCGACGACGTGAGGCGGCTCTGGGAGACGCGCCTCCCCGCCGCCGCCGTGGTGGCGGCGCCCGAGTACTGCCACGCCAACTTCTCCCGCTACTTCACGCCAGCGTTCTGGTCAGACCCGGTGCTCGGGGCCCGCGTCTTCGCCGGGCGCCGCCGGCCGCCGTGCTACTTCAACACCGGCGTCATGGTCATCGACCTCCGCCGCTGGCGCGCCGGCAATTACCGCCAACGCATCGAGCGCTGGATGGAAATCCAGAAGCAGAAGCGCATCTACGAGCTGGGCTCCCTGCCCCCGTTCTTGCTCGTCTTCGCCGGTGAGGTCGAGGCCGTCGACCACCGATGGAACCAGCACGGCCTCGGCGGCAACAACGTCCACGGTAGCTGCCGCCCGCTCCACGCTGGGCCCGTCAGCCTCATGCACTGGTCGGGCAAGGGCAAGCCCTGGGACCGCCTCGACGCCGGCAGGCCGTGCCCGCTCGACCACACCTGGAAGTCGTACGACCTCTACATCCCCGGCGACTCTGGAGGCGCCGCCTCGCCGGCGTCCGGGCCGGCATTGTCCGCATCCGTGTTCTCTTGGTAG